From Paraburkholderia fungorum, the proteins below share one genomic window:
- a CDS encoding response regulator transcription factor: MSKLKIRLVLADDHPALISGIKHDLSIVPTLEVMGTAGDSGELVKLLRSVPCDVLITDYAMPGGEFGDGLTLLSYLRRTYPALKIVVFTTIENPAIAREMSKLGVHSVLSKAHDTSHLISAIHAVYAGATYFRAASRGAEDAVPAAPLSRNVRVQTLSTRETEVIRLFVSGLSINEIAERLHRTKQTISAQKTRAMRKLGIDRDADLFRFAFEVGLGVTTDGSQPEG; encoded by the coding sequence ATGAGCAAATTGAAAATTCGCCTCGTGCTCGCCGACGACCACCCCGCATTGATTTCAGGCATCAAGCATGATCTTTCCATAGTGCCTACGCTGGAAGTCATGGGCACAGCAGGGGACTCCGGTGAACTTGTCAAGCTGCTCAGGAGCGTTCCTTGTGATGTCCTCATTACCGATTACGCGATGCCCGGTGGCGAGTTTGGAGATGGCTTGACGCTTCTTTCCTATCTCAGGCGAACCTATCCGGCACTCAAAATCGTGGTCTTCACGACCATCGAGAACCCCGCTATCGCCCGCGAAATGTCGAAACTTGGGGTGCATTCGGTGTTGAGCAAAGCGCATGACACAAGCCACTTGATCTCCGCGATTCATGCGGTCTACGCGGGCGCCACGTACTTTCGTGCGGCATCGCGCGGAGCCGAAGACGCTGTTCCCGCAGCCCCGCTTTCAAGAAACGTTCGCGTACAAACCCTTAGCACACGTGAGACAGAAGTCATTCGACTTTTTGTGTCAGGGTTGTCAATAAATGAAATAGCCGAGCGACTGCATCGCACCAAACAGACAATCAGTGCCCAAAAGACTCGCGCCATGCGAAAACTCGGCATCGATCGGGACGCCGATCTATTTCGTTTTGCATTCGAAGTGGGACTCGGGGTAACAACCGATGGGTCGCAGCCGGAAGGCTGA
- a CDS encoding DUF2827 domain-containing protein: MSIEKNVASRPRKLRVGVSIYVRKGEQSVWENGIYQNCIFLVMLLMRSPLVEATFLVAGGGDGDPADAKNFLADSPVPLIDMNEAAATLDVMIEMSAQLGREWVVAFRERGGKIVSMRVGNDYVIDIERMVFDKSHGLLITSAPYHEVWTLAEYENTCVPYFRSTFRCPVRMMPHLWSPLVLLREAARLPDGVSFGYRPGRRRWRAGIFEPNICMVKTSFIPLLACEAAHRANPDMLEHVWAYNTFHMKEHVGFNDFARKLDIVKHGLASFEGRFPFCRVVAADVDVVVSHHWENAQNYVYYEALYGGYPLVHNSHLIDNCGYRYHGFDCEEGGRALQQAYAAHDANFDAYRKNAQTFLAKLDPESDANVRIYTDAIAALYENA; this comes from the coding sequence ATGAGCATCGAAAAAAACGTGGCGTCCCGCCCCCGCAAACTGCGCGTCGGCGTGTCGATTTATGTTCGCAAGGGCGAGCAGTCGGTGTGGGAAAACGGCATCTACCAGAACTGTATTTTTCTCGTGATGCTGCTTATGCGCTCGCCGCTTGTCGAGGCGACTTTCCTGGTGGCAGGCGGTGGTGACGGCGACCCCGCGGATGCGAAGAATTTTCTCGCCGATTCCCCTGTGCCGCTCATCGACATGAACGAAGCCGCCGCGACGCTCGACGTGATGATCGAGATGAGCGCGCAACTCGGACGCGAGTGGGTGGTGGCGTTTCGCGAACGTGGCGGCAAGATCGTGTCGATGCGGGTCGGCAATGACTATGTGATCGATATTGAGCGCATGGTGTTCGACAAGTCGCACGGACTGCTGATTACGAGTGCGCCCTATCACGAGGTATGGACGCTGGCGGAGTATGAGAACACCTGCGTGCCCTATTTCCGGAGCACATTCCGCTGTCCGGTGCGGATGATGCCTCATTTGTGGAGTCCGCTCGTGTTGTTGCGCGAAGCGGCGCGTCTGCCGGATGGCGTCAGCTTCGGCTATCGCCCCGGACGCAGGCGCTGGCGCGCGGGCATCTTCGAGCCGAACATCTGTATGGTGAAGACGAGTTTCATCCCGCTGCTTGCCTGCGAGGCCGCACATCGCGCCAATCCCGACATGCTCGAACATGTATGGGCTTACAACACCTTCCATATGAAGGAGCACGTGGGCTTCAACGACTTCGCCCGCAAGCTGGATATCGTGAAGCATGGCCTGGCTTCGTTCGAGGGGCGCTTTCCGTTCTGCCGGGTCGTGGCCGCCGACGTCGACGTGGTGGTCAGCCATCATTGGGAAAACGCGCAGAACTATGTCTACTATGAAGCGCTGTACGGCGGCTATCCGCTTGTCCACAACTCGCACCTGATCGATAACTGCGGATATCGTTACCACGGATTCGATTGCGAAGAAGGGGGGCGCGCGTTGCAACAGGCGTATGCTGCGCACGACGCAAACTTCGACGCTTACAGGAAGAACGCGCAGACGTTCCTTGCGAAGCTTGATCCCGAGAGCGACGCCAATGTGCGGATTTACACCGATGCGATTGCAGCGCTGTATGAAAACGCCTGA
- a CDS encoding DUF2827 domain-containing protein yields MRIGISVVTHEGQSIWQNGLGQNVIFLAELFQRLPFVQSVSLIDVGDQLAMPSQVDMSSRNLHIMRIPDATDEVDVIVEMGGALDIQWLDLMRARGRKVVYYCCGQPFAGLAEPALFNRSNVCARPDSFDEIWVLPEYQDFVSFQRVMYRCPVHVIPYLWHPQFIEQRVQEVAGVLGVRYGYIPRAAVDAGERAGLRIAIFEPNISVAKTSIIPMLVCDEAYRADPATVAAMHVLNTLHVKDHPTMLHFANSLDLVREHKATFHGRHDIVGFMTQYADAVVSHQWQNNQNYSYMDALYGDYPLIHNSPWLGEAGYYYPEFDAQQGAAQLRRAAAEHDSNLDDYRARARRVFDAVNPFGQHNLDSYAARLLHLCRDAKFTDHAVSRP; encoded by the coding sequence ATGCGTATCGGAATTTCCGTTGTGACCCACGAGGGCCAGAGCATCTGGCAGAACGGCTTGGGACAGAACGTCATTTTTCTTGCCGAGCTATTTCAGCGGTTGCCGTTCGTGCAGTCTGTCTCGTTGATTGACGTCGGCGACCAGCTCGCCATGCCGTCACAGGTCGACATGAGCTCGCGGAATCTGCACATTATGAGGATTCCCGACGCAACCGACGAAGTCGACGTGATCGTCGAAATGGGCGGTGCGCTCGACATCCAGTGGCTCGACCTGATGCGTGCGCGCGGCAGGAAGGTGGTGTACTACTGCTGCGGCCAGCCGTTCGCCGGGCTTGCCGAGCCGGCCCTGTTCAACAGGTCCAACGTTTGCGCACGCCCTGACAGTTTCGATGAAATCTGGGTGCTGCCGGAGTATCAGGACTTCGTTAGTTTTCAGCGAGTGATGTATCGCTGTCCGGTGCATGTGATTCCGTATTTATGGCATCCGCAATTTATCGAGCAGCGTGTGCAGGAAGTAGCCGGCGTGCTGGGGGTTCGATACGGTTACATACCCCGCGCCGCAGTTGATGCCGGCGAGCGGGCCGGCCTGCGTATTGCGATTTTCGAGCCGAACATTTCCGTTGCGAAGACCTCGATCATCCCGATGCTGGTCTGCGATGAGGCTTACCGGGCCGATCCCGCCACGGTAGCGGCCATGCACGTGCTCAACACGTTACACGTGAAAGATCATCCAACCATGCTCCATTTCGCCAACTCGCTCGATCTGGTGCGTGAGCACAAGGCGACCTTTCATGGACGGCACGATATTGTCGGCTTCATGACACAGTATGCGGACGCAGTGGTGTCGCATCAGTGGCAGAACAATCAGAACTACAGTTATATGGACGCGCTTTATGGCGACTACCCGTTGATCCACAATTCTCCGTGGCTTGGGGAGGCGGGCTACTACTATCCCGAGTTCGACGCGCAGCAGGGTGCGGCGCAACTACGCCGCGCGGCGGCCGAACACGACAGCAATCTCGACGATTACCGCGCCCGCGCGCGCCGCGTGTTCGATGCCGTCAATCCATTCGGCCAGCACAATCTCGACTCGTACGCCGCCAGGTTGTTGCACTTGTGCCGCGACGCGAAATTTACCGATCATGCTGTGAGCCGCCCATGA
- a CDS encoding DUF2827 domain-containing protein, translating to MNGLRIGITIGLHQEAETLWNNGIKQNAAFLAEALRHCPQVAGVVLVNTTQVPITAALPWDQARFPTLSFDAAKDAIDVLIELGGQIDPMQTAYLKLRGVRLVSYCCGVEYVNAMESVLFRKPMWGEHLFVNQRYDDIWIIPQVANISRSYFEVLRRITGRVVPFVWSPMFLEERVKDMPDDGEYRPREGAKRLSVMEPNINVVKFCLYPALIAELAYRQRPDSIAILQVTNADQIARDSLDFVALMNQLDIVRAHKAVFLSRHETPLFLAQNTDIVISHQLENPLNYFYLEVCWQGYALVHNAHLCADLGYYYADNDAQDGARRVIEVIDTHDAQASWYRERQRMEIARYLPDNRQLVAAYAALLDDLMARSVR from the coding sequence ATGAACGGACTACGCATCGGCATCACGATAGGGCTCCATCAGGAAGCCGAAACGTTGTGGAACAACGGGATCAAACAGAATGCCGCATTTCTCGCCGAGGCCTTGCGGCATTGTCCGCAAGTGGCTGGAGTCGTGCTGGTCAACACGACGCAGGTGCCGATTACGGCGGCGTTGCCGTGGGATCAGGCGCGCTTTCCGACGTTGTCCTTCGATGCAGCCAAAGACGCCATCGACGTACTGATCGAACTCGGCGGCCAGATTGACCCGATGCAGACTGCGTACCTCAAACTGCGTGGCGTGCGGCTCGTGTCGTATTGCTGTGGCGTCGAGTATGTTAATGCGATGGAGTCGGTGCTGTTCCGCAAGCCGATGTGGGGCGAGCATCTGTTCGTCAACCAGCGCTATGACGATATCTGGATCATTCCGCAGGTCGCGAATATCAGCCGCTCGTACTTCGAGGTCTTGCGACGGATAACGGGGCGGGTTGTGCCATTTGTCTGGAGTCCGATGTTTCTCGAAGAGCGCGTCAAGGACATGCCCGATGACGGCGAGTACCGGCCGCGAGAAGGCGCAAAGCGCCTGAGCGTGATGGAGCCGAACATCAACGTCGTGAAGTTTTGCCTGTACCCGGCGCTCATCGCGGAGCTGGCATATCGTCAGCGGCCGGACAGCATCGCCATTCTGCAGGTGACCAACGCCGATCAGATCGCGCGTGACAGCCTCGACTTCGTCGCGCTGATGAACCAGCTAGATATCGTGCGCGCGCATAAAGCGGTTTTTTTGAGCCGTCATGAAACACCGCTTTTTTTGGCGCAAAACACGGATATTGTTATCTCGCATCAACTGGAAAACCCGCTCAACTATTTCTATCTCGAGGTGTGCTGGCAGGGTTACGCTCTCGTGCACAACGCGCATCTTTGCGCGGATCTCGGCTACTACTACGCGGACAACGACGCGCAAGATGGCGCGCGCCGCGTGATTGAAGTGATCGACACGCACGACGCGCAGGCGTCGTGGTATCGCGAGCGGCAACGCATGGAGATTGCGCGGTATCTTCCGGACAACCGGCAACTGGTGGCCGCTTACGCCGCGCTGCTCGACGATTTGATGGCGAGGTCTGTTCGCTAG